GCTGAACCAGCTGCTCGCCCAGCAGGATCCGGCCGACCCGCACGGCCACGTCTGCTACTTCACGCCGACCAAGCCCGGTGGACAGCGCTTCTACAGCCGCGACTACGACACCTTCACCTGCTGCCAGGGCACCGGCCTGGAGACCCAGACCAAGCTGATGGACTCGATCTACTTCTGGGACGCCACCTCGCTGTACGTCAACCTGTTCATCGGCTCGACGCTCACCTGGGCGGCCCGCGGGGTGACCGTCACCCAGACCACGGCCTTCCCGGCGTCCGACACCACCACGCTGACGGTGACCGGAGCCACGGGCGCCTGGGCCATGCGGGTCCGGATCCCCGGCTGGACCGCCGGGGCCACCCTGACCGTCAACGGCGCGCCGCAGAACGTCGCTTCCACGCCCGGCAGTTACGCGGTCCTCGACCGTACCTGGACGCCCGGCGACACCGTCACCGTTCGGCTGCCGATGTCGGTGGCCCTGCGGGCGGCCAACGACGACGCGGGCGTCCAGGCCGTCACCTACGGGCCGGTGGTGCTGAGCGGCGCGTACGGCGCCCGGGACCTCGGCGGCCGGCTGCCCGTGCTCAGCACGGCCTCGATCGCCGCCACCGCGACCCCGTTGAAGTTCACCGCCGCGGCGGACGGCTCGACCGTCGACCTGATCCCGTTCTACGACAACCACCATCAGAACTACACGGTGTACTGGAACGCGGACGGCCGGGCCGGCACCGCGAGCTTCCGGCTCGTCAACGCCACCAGCGGACTGCTGCTCGGCGTCCAGGACATGGCGACGACGGACGGCGGCCAGGCCCTGCAGTGGGAGGACAGTGGCACCGCCGACCACAACTGGCAGCTGGCGGTGACCGGTTCGGCGCTCAAACTGCGCAACGTCAACAGCGGCAAGGTGCTCGGCGTGCGGGACATGTCGACCGCGGACGACGCGGACGCCCTGCAGTGGAGCGACAACGGCACCGCCGACCACCTCTGGACGGTGCTCGACACCGGCGGCGGCCGGCACCGGCTGCGCAACGGCAACAGCGGCAAGGTCCTCGCCGTACTGGGCGCATCGGCCGCCCGCGGCGCCAAGGTCGTCCAGCACTCCGACGACGGCGGCCCGGGCCACGAGTGGTGGTTCGTGCCCGACGGCGATCGGCGGATCCAGAACCTCGGCAGCGGTCTGCTGCTCGGCGTGAACGGCATGTCGACGGCGGCCGGCGGCCTCGCCGTCCAGTGGGGCGACAACGGCACCGCCGACCACCTGTGGCTCGCGGTGCGTGACGCGGACGGCGCCTTCCGACTCCGTAACCTCAACAGCGCCAAGGTGCTCGGGGTGGAGGGGGCCTCGACGGCCGCCGGGGCCCGGGTGCTCCAGTGGGACGACAACGGGACCCGCGACCACCTCTGGCGGCTGCGCCACGGCGGCGAGGGTGCGTTCCGGATCGAGAACCTGAACAGCGGCAAGGTGCTCGGTGTCACGGGCGCCTCCACGGCGGCCGGCGCGCAGATCGTGCAGGCGGACGACAACGGCGCCCGCGACCACCTCTGGCGGTTCGTCTGACCGGGTCCGGACACCGCTGGGCGTCCGGGCCCGGACGGCGGCGAGGCCCGCCCCTGGTGGGGGCGGACCTCGCCTGAACTACCGGACCGCCGCCCGGCCAGGTGCCGGCCCGGGGTTCGTCGGACCTGATCGACGGAGCGTCAGACTGTCTGCTTCAAAGCTCAGTTGCCGAGCATGAACTGGGTGTCGTCGATCAGGAAGGTGGTCCGGGCCGCGAGGTCTTCCTTCCCCACGAACTGGACGTTGACGTACTGCCCGGCGTACGCGGACAGGTCGACCGTCTTCTGGACGTAGCCGGTGGTCGCGTTCAGGTTGGAGTACGTCGCCAGGACGGTCTCACCGGCCTGGACGGTCAGCTTGTCGTACGGGACGGTCTTGGTGCCTTCGTCGGTGGTGATGAACACCCAGAAGGTGAGGGTGGCCTTGCAGCCCCAGGGGACGTACACCGTCTGGGAGAGCGTGTCGGTGTGGGTGCTGCCGTAGCCGTCGAGGAACGC
The sequence above is a segment of the Kitasatospora sp. NBC_00240 genome. Coding sequences within it:
- a CDS encoding beta-L-arabinofuranosidase domain-containing protein, which encodes MSELNRRHFLTAAAGAALATAAPATASAVPLPAPAAPAAAPLAAPTAPAAPLPPVRADFGALVRPFDLGQVQLPAGRWRDNMNRTLAYLRFVDADRLLYNFRLNHGLSTQGAEQCYGWEAPDFEFRSHSQGHFLSGLAQAYAVTGEAAFRDKAGYLVAELAKCQAAPHGYNPGYLSGFPESDFDTVETGNRKGVPYYCVHKTLAGLLDVWRLTGLTQARDVLLGLAAWTDWRTGRLGYPQMQTTLRTEFGGMNAVLTDLYQYTGDARWLAVAQRFDHAAVIDPLAGDADQLSGLHANTQIPKIVGAAREYKATGTTRYCDIAVNFWDIVTDRHSYVFGGNSVGEFFQPPDAIARFLTDNTCESCNTYNMLKLGRELFELDPTRVAYVDHYENALLNQLLAQQDPADPHGHVCYFTPTKPGGQRFYSRDYDTFTCCQGTGLETQTKLMDSIYFWDATSLYVNLFIGSTLTWAARGVTVTQTTAFPASDTTTLTVTGATGAWAMRVRIPGWTAGATLTVNGAPQNVASTPGSYAVLDRTWTPGDTVTVRLPMSVALRAANDDAGVQAVTYGPVVLSGAYGARDLGGRLPVLSTASIAATATPLKFTAAADGSTVDLIPFYDNHHQNYTVYWNADGRAGTASFRLVNATSGLLLGVQDMATTDGGQALQWEDSGTADHNWQLAVTGSALKLRNVNSGKVLGVRDMSTADDADALQWSDNGTADHLWTVLDTGGGRHRLRNGNSGKVLAVLGASAARGAKVVQHSDDGGPGHEWWFVPDGDRRIQNLGSGLLLGVNGMSTAAGGLAVQWGDNGTADHLWLAVRDADGAFRLRNLNSAKVLGVEGASTAAGARVLQWDDNGTRDHLWRLRHGGEGAFRIENLNSGKVLGVTGASTAAGAQIVQADDNGARDHLWRFV